One region of Etheostoma spectabile isolate EspeVRDwgs_2016 chromosome 21, UIUC_Espe_1.0, whole genome shotgun sequence genomic DNA includes:
- the zgc:112285 gene encoding elastase-1 has protein sequence MAVPGPPLLLFLSLLLPLLLSKASLPAAAYTLTPGRQPQHKLLHLDWPKDCGMAHFKPNMAERIVSGNEARPHSWPWQVSLQVRPRGSKHYIHVCGGTLIHKNWILTAAHCFQKGKAEDAGSWRIVLGKHQLKRSETAERIFPVKRIYRHENFRYPTHSELDYDIALVKAATDIVPSNFIRYACLPRKQTSLNPGHYCWVTGWGDTRGGKENVSLAEALNQARLPIIDFKTCRQKKFWGDRVRDSMICAGFRDTEGPPAACQGDSGGPLLCQQGQDRWEVHGVVSFGPIGCTVENKPSVFTRTAAYIHWIEATRIRDFFLH, from the exons ATGGCTGTACCAGGACCTCCTCTGCTCCTCTTTCTGTCCCTGCTGCTGCCGTTGCTGTTAAGCAAGGCATCTCTGCCAGCAGCAGCATACACACTCACCCCCGGACGACAGCCACAGCACAAGCTCCTCCACCTGG ACTGGCCTAAGGATTGTGGTATGGCTCACTTTAAGCCCAACATGGCTGAGAGGATTGTATCTGGTAATGAGGCCAGACCTCACTCTTGGCCCTGGCAGGTCTCTCTGCAG GTTCGTCCCAGGGGAAGTAAACATTACATTCATGTCTGTGGAGGAACTCTCATCCACAAGAACTGGATCCTTACTGCTGCTCACTGCTTCCAAAA GGGTAAAGCTGAGGATGCTGGGAGTTGGAGGATCGTCCTAGGGAAGCACCAGCTGAAGCGCTCAGAGACGGCAGAGAGAATTTTTCCTGTGAAGAGAATCTATCGGCACGAGAACTTCCGTTACCCGACTCACAGCGAGCTGGACTACGACATTGCCCTAGTGAAGGCTGCCACAGATATCGTCCCTTCAAACTTCATCCGCTACGCCTGTCTGCCACGCAAGCAGACTAGCCTCAATCCGGGACACTACTGCTGGGTCACAGGCTGGGGAGACACCCGGG GTGGGAAGGAGAATGTGTCTCTGGCAGAAGCCCTGAATCAAGCCCGCCTGCCCATCATTGACTTCAAGACCTGCAGGCAGAAGAAATTCTGGGGTGATCGTGTCCGAGACTCCATGATCTGTGCCGGGTTCAGGGACACTGAGGGCCCACCTGCTGCATGTCAG GGTGACTCTGGTGGTCCTCTGCTGTGCCAGCAGGGGCAGGATCGCTGGGAAGTGCACGGCGTGGTGAGCTTTGGCCCGATTGGCTGCACCGTGGAGAATAAACCCAGCGTTTTCACCCGCACCGCGGCGTACATCCACTGGATTGAGGCAACACGCATCAGGGACTTCTTCCTGCACTAA
- the timm23a gene encoding mitochondrial import inner membrane translocase subunit Tim23, which yields MDNSQGSGGMKGGIGGLFGGGAPEYSNTELAGVPLTGMSPLSPYLNVDPRYLIQDTDEFILPTGANKTRGRFELAFFTIGGSCMTGAALGAVNGLRVSLKETRDMGWSKPRNVQILNMVTRQGASWANSLGSVALLYSVFGVAIEKARGAEDDINTMAAGTLTGMFFKSASGLKGVARGGLAGLALSGAYALYNNWDHLTGSSSSSSRLY from the exons ATGGACAACTCACAAGGATCTGGAGGAATGAAAGGAGGTATCGGGGGTCTCTTTGGAGGCGGTGCACCTGAATACTCCAACACAGAGCTCGCCGGTGTTCCCT TGACTGGAATGAGTCCTCTGTCCCCTTACCTCAATGTCGACCCTCGTTACCTGATTCAG GACACAGATGAGTTCATTTTACCCACAGGTGCCAATAAAACAAGAGGGAGGTTTGAACTGGCTTTCTTTACCATTGGAGGATCCTGCATGACTG gaGCAGCGCTTGGAGCTGTAAACGGTCTCAGGGTGAGCCTGAAGGAGACTAGAGACATGGGATGGTCCAAACCTCGTAATGTGCA GATTCTCAACATGGTGACCAGACAGGGTGCTTCATGGGCCAACTCTTTAGGCTCAGTAG CCTTGTTATATAGTGTTTTTGGTGTAGCAATAGAGAAGGCCAGAGGAGCAGAAGATGACATCAACACAATGGCTGCTGGCACGCTAACGGGAATGTTTTTCAAATCAGCCA GCGGCCTAAAGGGTGTAGCCCGAGGAGGTCTGGCTGGTTTAGCCTTGTCTGGTGCCTACGCTCTTTACAACAACTGGGACCACCTCACCggctcctcatcctcctcctcaagGCTATACTAA
- the LOC116671727 gene encoding mucin-5AC translates to MARPGRPASESYQPVGCSVSQSASYSSEARAMGPEDGDDHAPIFSQSKSSMDVVMASGPPHKRDPAWTRMDLRRSSSTNTHAEQNSVTLQQLHPRMWQHINSTTSNQHVDVHSPPALGERWITNMNRWSECSGSTHSRSSTPDTVVWKGGTSRPSSLTQETLSPLSPLSKPTSPPTTPSPCITPLQTTLPHEDLLTSSSSSTLSTHQQEDSLASSPTPTPSPLRSPLQAHTSSPLPSNSFNLPQPTSTEDEGFLENNSLSFTFPSPLPSSNSLAEESVSSDPGCLVNDVKEELHSPGGQQLSEGGVVRSPVQMLSYLAPNSPADGQESGASVCHLELPWQSGQSCPTGRGWRSPLVSSLSDSLLGCCHTKAQVFREEGTMTSQLELVDAAVQTISPIGSLWGLRTNNSNMGSHSLLGSPPGSRLNLKSSVGSNSNLVSPSSSMFPVSSGEEEVEEEERQGDKLTLDVNSPSTHDLERRRSCLKNQGEERDAMGRRGSMKQVQWDENGMTWDVHGASVDPEVLSTAIQKHLEHQNSPGTPKRTSKKKKAPKPPLISNVVKAMTLERHPPVMIITSTCTVEREIEGPPEAESRREVEEKGEEGGKKEETIEVARRISRAEGANLKEEDEVYGQEGTSLSKSPLHGSGHIRKKSVIRSLRRPGWCGSSRKAVD, encoded by the coding sequence ATGGCGAGGCCCGGGCGCCCTGCGTCTGAGAGCTACCAGCCAGTCGGttgttcagtcagtcagtcagcctcTTACTCCAGTGAAGCTAGGGCTATGGGGCCAGAGGATGGGGATGATCATGCACCCATTTTTTCCCAATCTAAGAGCTCCATGGATGTGGTCATGGCGTCGGGGCCGCCGCACAAGCGGGACCCGGCCTGGACCAGAATGGACCTGAGACGCAGCTCAAGCACCAACACACACGCTGAGCAGAACTCGGTGACGCTGCAGCAGCTGCACCCTCGCATGTGGCAACACATCAACTCCACCACGAGCAACCAGCACGTAGACGTGCACAGCCCTCCTGCCCTCGGCGAGCGCTGGATCACCAACATGAATCGCTGGAGCGAGTGTAGCGGCAGTACACACAGCCGGAGCAGCACTCCAGATACAGTTGTATGGAAAGGTGGGACCTCACGCCCCTCGAGTCTAACCCAGGAAACCCTGTCTCCCTTGTCTCCCCTGTCCAAACCAACCTCTCCACCAACCACGCCCTCTCCCTGCATCACCCCCCTACAGACAACTTTACCACATGAAGATCttttaacttcttcttcttcttcaacacTGAGCACACATCAGCAGGAAGACTCACTTGCTTcctcacccacacccacaccctcTCCACTGCGATCACCTCTGCAAGCACACACCTCCTCACCTTTGCCATCCAACTCTTTCAATCTGCCCCAGCCCACCAGCACGGAGGATGAGGGCTTCCTGGAGAACAACtcactttcttttacattccCATCCCCGCTCCCATCGTCTAATAGCTTAGCAGAAGAAAGTGTGTCATCAGATCCTGGCTGCCTTGTCAATGACGTGAAAGAAGAGCTGCACAGTCCTGGAGGCCAACAATTATCAGAGGGAGGAGTAGTGAGAAGCCCAGTGCAAATGTTAAGCTACCTGgcgccaaattctccagcagatGGACAGGAAAGTGGAGCCTCCGTTTGCCATCTTGAGTTGCCTTGGCAGTCTGGGCAAAGCTGTCCGACAGGCAGGGGTTGGAGGTCACCCTTGGTTTCTTCCTTGAGCGACTCGCTTTTGGGCTGCTGCCACACAAAGGCTCAGGTGTTCAGGGAGGAAGGTACAATGACTTCACAGCTGGAGCTGGTAGACGCAGCAGTGCAGACCATCTCTCCCATTGGCTCCTTGTGGGGCCTCAGGACGAACAACTCCAACATGGGCTCCCACTCCCTCTTGGGCTCGCCGCCTGGATCAAGGCTGAACCTGAAGTCCTCAGTGGGGTCCAACTCCAATCTGGTGTCCCCGTCCTCCAGCATGTTCCCAGTGAGCAGCGGAGAGGAGGAagtggaagaagaggagaggcaAGGAGACAAACTGACGTTGGACGTTAACTCTCCCTCCACGCACGATCTTGAGAGGAGAAGGTCGTGTTTGAAGAATcagggggaggagagggatgCTATGGGGAGGAGGGGCAGCATGAAGCAGGTGCAGTGGGATGAAAACGGGATGACATGGGATGTTCACGGAGCATCTGTGGACCCGGAGGTGCTGAGCACAGCCATTCAGAAACATCTGGAGCACCAGAACAGCCCTGGGACTCCGAAACGTACCtccaaaaagaagaaagcacCAAAGCCTCCTCTTATATCGAATGTGGTAAAGGCCATGACCCTAGAACGTCATCCTCCTGTGATGATAATAACCTCGACTTGTACGGTGGAGCGCGAGATTGAGGGCCCACCAGAAGCAGAGAGCAggagggaggtggaggagaaaggagaagaaggaggcaaaAAGGAGGAAACGATAGAAGTTGCTCGTAGAATAAGCAGAGCAGAGGGAGCTAATTTAAAAGAAGAGGATGAGGTGTACGGACAGGAAGGCACCAGCCTTTCTAAGTCGCCCTTGCATGGTAGTGGACACATCCGCAAGAAGAGTGTGATCAGGTCACTGAGGAGGCCTGGGTGGTGTGGAAGCTCCAGAAAGGCAGTTGACTGA
- the syt15 gene encoding synaptotagmin-15 isoform X2 produces the protein MADQVLPLAVGLSVALLLLLLCLTVYYLWRRKKRGRSQYEELLSTVPSVPACSDPVLPVSQGSCTTPCEIPFTLPPRFKAQNHGDLKNGEEKEEEEEEMKMKMEAQRDILAHRGSLTVRRLFPVGTVMAGLYSVPPLNEVVAPPPGMATRLCFSVEYRHSCEQLMVSLLRLGNLPPRFHGNIMLVELRLLPDDRRPRQAKARGTGPDPEFCDCFVFQVSGVCVPQSTLSVCALSVEQDGKRHAVGRVLFPLEGELGQAGRVLWRDLETEDDTQCSELGDVQISLMYSPCLQRLSVGVLRARGLQLLTDAGVCVQVSLRIHSQVVKIKRSFVGKCEKDPYFDHRMTFKLRLQHLDEAWLRFELQQPNDVRSEPPALLGVLVLGPFMYARGPQLQHWMDMVNTPQEPVELWHGLGRAT, from the exons ATGGCAG ACCAGGTTTTACCATTGGCTGTCGGTCTGTCCGTGgctctcctgctgctgctgctgtgtctgACGGTTTACTAtctgtggaggaggaagaagaggggtCGGAGTCAATACGAGGAGCTGCTCTCCACAGTGCCTTCAGTACCAGCATGCTCTGACCCAGTGCTCCCGGTGTCTCAGGGCTCCTGCACCAC GCCCTGTGAGATCCCTTTTACCTTGCCCCCTCGCTTTAAGGCACAAAACCATGGTGACCTAAAAAatggagaggagaaagaagaagaagaggaggagatgaagatgaagatggagGCCCAGAGGGACATACTAGCCCATCGTGGGTCACTCACAGTAAGGA GATTGTTCCCAGTGGGGACGGTGATGGCCGGTCTCTACTCGGTTCCTCCTCTGAACGAGGTGGTGGCACCTCCTCCCGGCATGGCCACCCGTCTCTGCTTCTCTGTGGAGTACCGACACAGCTGCGAGCAGCTCATGGTCTCCTTGCTCCGCCTTGGCAACCTCCCTCCCCGTTTTCATGGCAACATCATGCTGGTGGAGCTCCGGCTGCTCCCTGACGACCGGCGGCCCCGCCAGGCCAAGGCCCGGGGCACGGGGCCCGACCCCGAGTTCTGCGACTGCTTTGTTTTCCAG gtgtcaggtgtgtgtgtgcctcagAGCaccctgagtgtgtgtgcgctgaGTGTGGAGCAAGACGGCAAACGCCACGCGGTGGGCAGGGTGCTGTTCCCTCTGGAGGGGGAGCTCGGTCAGGCCGGCAGGGTGCTCTGGAGGGACCTGGAGACAGAGGACGACACACAG TGTTCAGAGCTGGGTGACGTGCAGATATCTCTCATGTACAGTCCGTGTCTACAGCGCCTCTCTGTGGGTGTCCTGAGGGCCCGCGGCCTACAGCTGCTCACAGACGCAG GTGTGTGCGTACAGGTGAGCTTACGGATACACTCTCAGGTGGTGAAGATTAAACGCAGCTTTGTGGGGAAATGTGAAAAGGACCCCTATTTCGACCACAGGATGACGTTTAAACTGCGCTTGCAGCACCTGGACGAAGCCTGGCTGAGATTTGAGCTGCAGCAGCCAAACGACGTCCGCTCAG AGCCTCCAGCCCTGCTAGGAGTGCTGGTGTTGGGTCCCTTCATGTATGCCAGGGGCCCGCAGCTGCAGCACTGGATGGACATGGTTAACACACCACAGGAGCCGGTCGAACTGTGGCACGGGCTGGGCCGGGccacttaa
- the syt15 gene encoding synaptotagmin-15 isoform X1 — MADQVLPLAVGLSVALLLLLLCLTVYYLWRRKKRGRSQYEELLSTVPSVPACSDPVLPVSQGSCTTPCEIPFTLPPRFKAQNHGDLKNGEEKEEEEEEMKMKMEAQRDILAHRGSLTVRRLFPVGTVMAGLYSVPPLNEVVAPPPGMATRLCFSVEYRHSCEQLMVSLLRLGNLPPRFHGNIMLVELRLLPDDRRPRQAKARGTGPDPEFCDCFVFQARTMKNDATFRDKRTICISHTSCFLLQVSGVCVPQSTLSVCALSVEQDGKRHAVGRVLFPLEGELGQAGRVLWRDLETEDDTQCSELGDVQISLMYSPCLQRLSVGVLRARGLQLLTDAGVCVQVSLRIHSQVVKIKRSFVGKCEKDPYFDHRMTFKLRLQHLDEAWLRFELQQPNDVRSEPPALLGVLVLGPFMYARGPQLQHWMDMVNTPQEPVELWHGLGRAT, encoded by the exons ATGGCAG ACCAGGTTTTACCATTGGCTGTCGGTCTGTCCGTGgctctcctgctgctgctgctgtgtctgACGGTTTACTAtctgtggaggaggaagaagaggggtCGGAGTCAATACGAGGAGCTGCTCTCCACAGTGCCTTCAGTACCAGCATGCTCTGACCCAGTGCTCCCGGTGTCTCAGGGCTCCTGCACCAC GCCCTGTGAGATCCCTTTTACCTTGCCCCCTCGCTTTAAGGCACAAAACCATGGTGACCTAAAAAatggagaggagaaagaagaagaagaggaggagatgaagatgaagatggagGCCCAGAGGGACATACTAGCCCATCGTGGGTCACTCACAGTAAGGA GATTGTTCCCAGTGGGGACGGTGATGGCCGGTCTCTACTCGGTTCCTCCTCTGAACGAGGTGGTGGCACCTCCTCCCGGCATGGCCACCCGTCTCTGCTTCTCTGTGGAGTACCGACACAGCTGCGAGCAGCTCATGGTCTCCTTGCTCCGCCTTGGCAACCTCCCTCCCCGTTTTCATGGCAACATCATGCTGGTGGAGCTCCGGCTGCTCCCTGACGACCGGCGGCCCCGCCAGGCCAAGGCCCGGGGCACGGGGCCCGACCCCGAGTTCTGCGACTGCTTTGTTTTCCAGGCAAGGACAATGAAAAACGATGCGACCTTTAGAGACAAAAGAACAATTTGTATCTCACATACTTCCTGTTTCCTTCTGCAggtgtcaggtgtgtgtgtgcctcagAGCaccctgagtgtgtgtgcgctgaGTGTGGAGCAAGACGGCAAACGCCACGCGGTGGGCAGGGTGCTGTTCCCTCTGGAGGGGGAGCTCGGTCAGGCCGGCAGGGTGCTCTGGAGGGACCTGGAGACAGAGGACGACACACAG TGTTCAGAGCTGGGTGACGTGCAGATATCTCTCATGTACAGTCCGTGTCTACAGCGCCTCTCTGTGGGTGTCCTGAGGGCCCGCGGCCTACAGCTGCTCACAGACGCAG GTGTGTGCGTACAGGTGAGCTTACGGATACACTCTCAGGTGGTGAAGATTAAACGCAGCTTTGTGGGGAAATGTGAAAAGGACCCCTATTTCGACCACAGGATGACGTTTAAACTGCGCTTGCAGCACCTGGACGAAGCCTGGCTGAGATTTGAGCTGCAGCAGCCAAACGACGTCCGCTCAG AGCCTCCAGCCCTGCTAGGAGTGCTGGTGTTGGGTCCCTTCATGTATGCCAGGGGCCCGCAGCTGCAGCACTGGATGGACATGGTTAACACACCACAGGAGCCGGTCGAACTGTGGCACGGGCTGGGCCGGGccacttaa
- the syt15 gene encoding synaptotagmin-15 isoform X3, whose product MADQVLPLAVGLSVALLLLLLCLTVYYLWRRKKRGRSQYEELLSTVPSVPACSDPVLPVSQGSCTTPCEIPFTLPPRFKAQNHGDLKNGEEKEEEEEEMKMKMEAQRDILAHRGSLTVRRLFPVGTVMAGLYSVPPLNEVVAPPPGMATRLCFSVEYRHSCEQLMVSLLRLGNLPPRFHGNIMLVELRLLPDDRRPRQAKARGTGPDPEFCDCFVFQARTMKNDATFRDKRTICISHTSCFLLQVSGVCVPQSTLSVCALSVEQDGKRHAVGRVLFPLEGELGQAGRVLWRDLETEDDTQCSELGDVQISLMYSPCLQRLSVGVLRARGLQLLTDAGVCVQDDV is encoded by the exons ATGGCAG ACCAGGTTTTACCATTGGCTGTCGGTCTGTCCGTGgctctcctgctgctgctgctgtgtctgACGGTTTACTAtctgtggaggaggaagaagaggggtCGGAGTCAATACGAGGAGCTGCTCTCCACAGTGCCTTCAGTACCAGCATGCTCTGACCCAGTGCTCCCGGTGTCTCAGGGCTCCTGCACCAC GCCCTGTGAGATCCCTTTTACCTTGCCCCCTCGCTTTAAGGCACAAAACCATGGTGACCTAAAAAatggagaggagaaagaagaagaagaggaggagatgaagatgaagatggagGCCCAGAGGGACATACTAGCCCATCGTGGGTCACTCACAGTAAGGA GATTGTTCCCAGTGGGGACGGTGATGGCCGGTCTCTACTCGGTTCCTCCTCTGAACGAGGTGGTGGCACCTCCTCCCGGCATGGCCACCCGTCTCTGCTTCTCTGTGGAGTACCGACACAGCTGCGAGCAGCTCATGGTCTCCTTGCTCCGCCTTGGCAACCTCCCTCCCCGTTTTCATGGCAACATCATGCTGGTGGAGCTCCGGCTGCTCCCTGACGACCGGCGGCCCCGCCAGGCCAAGGCCCGGGGCACGGGGCCCGACCCCGAGTTCTGCGACTGCTTTGTTTTCCAGGCAAGGACAATGAAAAACGATGCGACCTTTAGAGACAAAAGAACAATTTGTATCTCACATACTTCCTGTTTCCTTCTGCAggtgtcaggtgtgtgtgtgcctcagAGCaccctgagtgtgtgtgcgctgaGTGTGGAGCAAGACGGCAAACGCCACGCGGTGGGCAGGGTGCTGTTCCCTCTGGAGGGGGAGCTCGGTCAGGCCGGCAGGGTGCTCTGGAGGGACCTGGAGACAGAGGACGACACACAG TGTTCAGAGCTGGGTGACGTGCAGATATCTCTCATGTACAGTCCGTGTCTACAGCGCCTCTCTGTGGGTGTCCTGAGGGCCCGCGGCCTACAGCTGCTCACAGACGCAG GTGTGTGCGTACAG GATGACGTTTAA